The genomic DNA AAAACCTTATCCTGATTCAGTAATCTAAAAAAGAGAATCTGACCTTGAGTATATCTCAATTTTTTCTAATTCTTCTTTTCTTTATTTCTTTTATTTAAAAACTTTCAGCTTACACTTATATATAATTATTCTGCTGAATAATATGACTGTTAAGGTATAAAAAAACAATAAATGTAGCTCGCTAACTAAGTTTATTATATATTTTATAATTTAGTTTGTCAATCATTTAATTAAATTAATAATTTCACAATATTAATAAATATTGAATATGATTTTTTATCTGAACTAAAATATCTTTTTACTTTATATGAATTGATTTGAGATACTTGTAAGGGATTCATGAAACTTTTGGATATGTAAAATATTGTTAAAAGTGACTTTTTTTACAAACAAGGGAATTTTCTAAAATATTAATAAAATAATTCATTCACTTAATTTTTTTAATATTTTTATTTTTGTTTATTTATTATATGTTAAATAAAAATTCTGACAAACATAACTGAAATAAAACTTCATATTACATTGCAGAATTTTCATTCTGACGACAAACCGGACCATATTAAATTAAATAATGCATCTATTTTTTTGTCATCTAAAGTTAAATTATTTAATACTACATCCTGAACTACCATATCATGCATAACTGATGTAATAAATGATATCAGGATACTCGTAGAAACATCTTTTATTGCTTTGTTTTCTTTTAATTTTTCCAAAAATTTCCAGTATATATCTTTTTCAAGTCTTATTTTTTTCTTCATTTCCTGTTTTATGTATGAAGAACCGTTGATTACTGTAATATAATTAATTATATGAGGATTATTTTTATAAAAAATTATCATTTTTGTTATAAAAGATTTAAATTCTCTTTCCAAAATCTCTATGCTGCAGTTATCATAAAATGCCTCGTATTCTTTAGGCTTTATTGCACTGCTAAGCAGATCTGAACAGTAAAAGCAAAGTGAATTAATAATTTCTTCCTTGCCTCTAAAATAATAATAGATATTTCCCGGACTTATCTTTATTTTCTGTGATAATAATGCTATTGAGGATTTTTCCAAGCCTACTTCCCATATTAATCTTAACATTCCAGTTAAAATCTTTTCTTTTGTATGTAAAAACTCCATTATTATTTGACACCCCTTCAATAAAACATTGATACTCCTATCATATCATACTATTAATAAAAAACAAATATAATTTTTCTTTTTTAGTATATTTTTTTAAACTTAAACAACTGTTATGATTAAAAATAAAGTTACCGTATCATTATCTTTTCTTCATAGAAAGTAATATTATATGATATTTAAAATAAAGTTTTCATAAGAAAAAAAGGAGTTATAAAAACTCCTTTTTCTTATTTTTTGAAAGCTATTTTTTTTACATCATCATAAACTTTTGCAAAATAAAATTTCATATCATCTTTTATTTCCTGTGGAAGTTCTTCTGTGTCTATTTTATTATCAAACGGCAGAATTACTTCTCTTATTCCCACTCTGTGTGCACCTATTACTTTTTCCTTAATACCGCCTACTGCGAGTACTTCGCCGGTTATAGTTATCTCACCGGTCATTGCTATATCCTGTCTTACTTCTTTATTAGTCAGAACAGATATAATTGCAGTTGTAATAGTTACCCCTGCTGAAGGTCCGTCTTTCGGAACAGCACCTTCTGGAAAGTGTAAATGCACATCATCCATTTCATAAAATTTGTCTTTTATTTTCAGTTTATTTTTTATTGATCTCACATAAGAGTAAGCTACTTTTGCAGATTCCTGCATAACACTTCCCAGCTTACCTGTAAGCAACAGATTACCCTTTCCTTCCATTTTTACAGCCTGAACCTCAAGAGTTGTCCCACCTACAGATGTCCATGCAAGACCGTTAACTACCCCGATCTTACTTTCTTTTTCTCTTATTTTATCAGGTCTGAATTTGGCATTTCCAAGATAATTTTTTATTTTATTTTTATTTATTACTATCTTGGCTTTTCTTTTATCCACTACTTCTTTAGCCACTTTTCTGAAAACCTTGCTTATTTCACGGCGAAGGTTTCTTACTCCGGCTTCTCTTGTATATTCATTTATTATCTTAAATATTGCCTCATCATCGAAATCTACCTTATAATCTTTAAGTCCGTTTTCTTCCTGAGTCTGAGGTATAAGATATTTTTTCGCTATATTAAGTTTTTCAAATTCAGTATAAGATTCAATGTAGATTATTTCCATTCTGTCTCTGAGAGGGCCTGGAATTCCGCCAAGATCATTTGCCGTAGTTATGAAAAACACTTTTGACAAATCAAAAGGCGCATCTACATAATGATCTTCAAATGTATTATTTTGTGCAGGATCCAAAACTTCCAGCATTGCTGATGAAGGATCCCCTCTAAAGTCAGAAGCCATTTTATCTATTTCATCAAACAGCATTACAGGATTATTAACGCCTATTTGCTTCAGGGCACTTATAATTCTCCCCGGCATTGATCCTATATATGTTCTTCTGTGTCCTCTTATTTCCGCTTCATCTCTTACACCGCCAAGGGAAATTCTTACGAATTTTCTGTCCATGGCTCTTGCTACAGAATGTGCAAGAGAGGTTTTTCCCACTCCCGGAGGTCCAACCAGACAAATAATTGAGCCTTTGAGGTTATTATTTAATTTTTTTACTGCAAGAAATTCAAGAATTCTTTCTTTTACTTCTTCAAGACCATAATGATCCTCGTTTAATATTTTTTCTGCCTTTTCTATTTCGATGCTGTCTTCTGTTGATGTTGTCCATGGTATATCCAGTATTGTTTCTACATAAGATCTTATAACAGATGCTTCTGCAGAATAGTCAGGCATTTTTTTCATTCTAGAAATTTCTTTTCTGAGCTTCTCTTTTAGTTCAATAGGAATTCCTGATTCCTCCATACGCTCTGCAAGCTCTTCCACTTCATCCTCAGAATCAGTATCATCTCCCATTTCCTCTTTCATGGCCTTAATTTTTTCTCTCAGGTAGTAATTTTTCTGTACTTCGGCCATTTGTTCCCTAACTTTATTCTCTATATCTTTTTCCAGCGAGAAAATTTCTATTTCCTTTTCAAGAATACTTAGAATTTTATACGCTCTTTGTTCTATATCAAGAATTTCAAGCAATTCCTGTTTTATTTTTGTTTCTATCAGCAGATTTGTGCATATCAGATCAAAAGCTTTGTCTATATTCTTGATCTCTTTCAGGTTATAAATAAGATCCGGAAGAATTCTTCCTGTAATTTTTGCGTAATTTTCGAATTCTTCTATTACTTTTCTTTTCAATGCTTCTGCTTTTGTTTCTTCTATTGGTTTCGAGAAAATATCTTCATAATCGGAATAAAAAATTCCGTCTTCTTCCATTACCTCTTTAATCAATACTCTGTGTTTAGCTTCTACAAGTACTTTTACATTTCCATTAGGCATTTTTACAGTCTGAAATATATGAACCAACACTCCTATACTGTATATATCTTCCGGAAAATTTGGTTCTTCCATATTGGGATCTTTCTGTGTCGACAAGATAAGCTTGTTATTATATTTGGAAATTGCTTTTTCCAAACTTGCCAGACTTGCCTCACGCCCCACAAATATCGGAGTTACTACCCCGGGAAAAACTACTAAGTCTCTAGTTGCAATAAATGGTTTTTTTATCATATTGCCTCCCAACCTTTACTCAATAATTATTTCATCTTTATTTTTTACTGCTTCTTTAGTTATTATAACTTTTTTGATGTTTTTCTTAGAAGGAATATCATACATTACATCTATCATAATCCCTTCCATAATTGATCTAAGACCTCTGGCTCCTATTTTTCTTTCAAATGCCATTTTTGCTATTTCTTCTATTGCATCCTTCTTAAATTCGAGACTTACATTCTCAAGCTCGAGATACTTCTTATACTGTTTTACCAGCGAATTTTTCGGTTCTGTTAATATTTTTACCAAAGCTTCCTCATCCAGTCCGCTGAGAGCTGTTATTATCGGTACTCTGCCTACCAGCTCAGGTATAAGACCAAACTTGATGAGATCTTCCGGAAGTACATTTTTGAAGATAGTAAGCGAATCAAGTTTTTCTCTGGTATGATCCACACCAAAACCTACTCTTTTTATATTCAGTCTGTTTTCTATTTTTTCTTCAAGTCCTTCAAAAGCACCGCCTACTATGAATAGAATATCCTTAGTGTCTATTTCTATCATTTCCTGATTAGGATGCTTTCTTCCTCCCTGCGGAGGAACAGAAGATACTGTTCCTTCTACTATTTTCAGCAGTGCCTGCTGAACTCCTTCACCCGAAACATCTCTTGTTATAGACATATTTTCAGATTTTCTTGCTATTTTATCTATTTCGTCTATATAGATTATTCCGTGCTGTGCTGCATTTATATCATAATCAGCAGCTTTTATGAGTTTTAACAGTACATTTTCCACATCATCGCCGACATATCCTGCTTCAGTCAGTGTAGTAGCATCGGCTATAGCAAAAGGTACGTTTAATATTCTTGCCAGTGTCTGCGCCAGTAACGTTTTACCGCTTCCTGTAGGTCCCATCAGAAGTACATTTGACTTTTGCAGCTCTATATCATCCACATTCTGAAGTTTGTGGGTTATTCTTTTATAATGGTTATATACCGAAACTGCCAGTACTTTTTTGGCTTCATCCTGACCTATAATGTAATCATCCAGCTTCTTTTTTATCTCACTAGGCTTATACAGCTTTAATCCGTGATCTTCTTCCAGATAATTATTATCATACTTCATCTCATCTTCAATCAAATCATAGCATGATTCTATACATTCATCACATATAAATACCGTATTATCGGGATTTGCAATTAATCTGTATACTTCATCCTCATACTTATCGCAAAATGAGCATTTATGTACTTTTTTATTCACTTCTTCACCTCTATTATTTTATCACTTTGTCTATCAGCCCATATTCCAACGCTTCATCTGCATTCATAAAGTTGTCTCTTTCAGTATCTGAATATATTTCCTTGATGTCTTTCCCGGTAGCTTCACTTAATATTTCATTAACCAGTGTTTTTATTCTTTCCATTTCTCTTGCCTGTATCAATACATCTGTTGCCTGTCCCTGAGCACCGCCCAAAGGCTGGTGGATCATAATTCTGGAATTAGGAAGGGAATATCTTTTTCCTTTTGTTCCCGCTGCCAGAAGTAAAGCACCCATGCTTGCCGCCTGCCCAACACATACTGTAGATACATCTGCATTTATATGCCGCATGGTATCGTATATTGCGAGACCTGATGTTATTACTCCGCCGGGACTGTTAATATAAATCGTAATATCTTTCTCACTGTCCTGTGCATCCAGAAACAGAAGCTGTGCTATTATTGAATTAGCCATATTATCTTCTACTTCCCCGCCCAGAAATATTATTCTGTCTTTCAGCAGTCTTGAATAGATATCATAACTTCTTTCTCCCCGGCCGTCGTTTTCTATTACTATCGGATTATACATATGATGTCTAGCCTCCTTAATTTATAAAGTATCATACTATCCTTATAATTTCCTTATTTTTCCTTTGCTTCTTTCATTAAAAACTCTATAGTCTTTCTTGCAATCAGGTCATACTTTATACTGTTTACAAAATTATTATAATTTCCTGCTCTTTTTGCTTCATTTACAAGCTGAGCTTTTTCCATTCCATACATAGCTGCCACTTCTTCTATTTTTTTCTCTACTTCGTCAGCTTCTGCAGCTATACTTTCTTTCTTTGATATTTCACTTATTACAAGGTCAGCTCTTACTGCTTTTGCTGCATCTTCTTTTAACGGTGCTCTCATACTTTCGATGCTCTGACCAGTCATTTCTACATATTTACCTAAGTCCATCCCCTGCATTCTTAACTGAGAATCAAACTGTCTTAATCTTTGGTCTATTTCTCTTTCTATCAATACTTCAGGTATATCTAATTCAGCATTTGCTACTATCTGCTCAAGAACTTTACTTTGAAATTCATTATCAGCTTTTGCTTTTTCAGA from Sebaldella termitidis ATCC 33386 includes the following:
- the lon gene encoding endopeptidase La; this translates as MIKKPFIATRDLVVFPGVVTPIFVGREASLASLEKAISKYNNKLILSTQKDPNMEEPNFPEDIYSIGVLVHIFQTVKMPNGNVKVLVEAKHRVLIKEVMEEDGIFYSDYEDIFSKPIEETKAEALKRKVIEEFENYAKITGRILPDLIYNLKEIKNIDKAFDLICTNLLIETKIKQELLEILDIEQRAYKILSILEKEIEIFSLEKDIENKVREQMAEVQKNYYLREKIKAMKEEMGDDTDSEDEVEELAERMEESGIPIELKEKLRKEISRMKKMPDYSAEASVIRSYVETILDIPWTTSTEDSIEIEKAEKILNEDHYGLEEVKERILEFLAVKKLNNNLKGSIICLVGPPGVGKTSLAHSVARAMDRKFVRISLGGVRDEAEIRGHRRTYIGSMPGRIISALKQIGVNNPVMLFDEIDKMASDFRGDPSSAMLEVLDPAQNNTFEDHYVDAPFDLSKVFFITTANDLGGIPGPLRDRMEIIYIESYTEFEKLNIAKKYLIPQTQEENGLKDYKVDFDDEAIFKIINEYTREAGVRNLRREISKVFRKVAKEVVDKRKAKIVINKNKIKNYLGNAKFRPDKIREKESKIGVVNGLAWTSVGGTTLEVQAVKMEGKGNLLLTGKLGSVMQESAKVAYSYVRSIKNKLKIKDKFYEMDDVHLHFPEGAVPKDGPSAGVTITTAIISVLTNKEVRQDIAMTGEITITGEVLAVGGIKEKVIGAHRVGIREVILPFDNKIDTEELPQEIKDDMKFYFAKVYDDVKKIAFKK
- the clpX gene encoding ATP-dependent Clp protease ATP-binding subunit ClpX, which translates into the protein MNKKVHKCSFCDKYEDEVYRLIANPDNTVFICDECIESCYDLIEDEMKYDNNYLEEDHGLKLYKPSEIKKKLDDYIIGQDEAKKVLAVSVYNHYKRITHKLQNVDDIELQKSNVLLMGPTGSGKTLLAQTLARILNVPFAIADATTLTEAGYVGDDVENVLLKLIKAADYDINAAQHGIIYIDEIDKIARKSENMSITRDVSGEGVQQALLKIVEGTVSSVPPQGGRKHPNQEMIEIDTKDILFIVGGAFEGLEEKIENRLNIKRVGFGVDHTREKLDSLTIFKNVLPEDLIKFGLIPELVGRVPIITALSGLDEEALVKILTEPKNSLVKQYKKYLELENVSLEFKKDAIEEIAKMAFERKIGARGLRSIMEGIMIDVMYDIPSKKNIKKVIITKEAVKNKDEIIIE
- a CDS encoding TetR/AcrR family transcriptional regulator, which encodes MEFLHTKEKILTGMLRLIWEVGLEKSSIALLSQKIKISPGNIYYYFRGKEEIINSLCFYCSDLLSSAIKPKEYEAFYDNCSIEILEREFKSFITKMIIFYKNNPHIINYITVINGSSYIKQEMKKKIRLEKDIYWKFLEKLKENKAIKDVSTSILISFITSVMHDMVVQDVVLNNLTLDDKKIDALFNLIWSGLSSE
- the clpP gene encoding ATP-dependent Clp endopeptidase proteolytic subunit ClpP, producing the protein MYNPIVIENDGRGERSYDIYSRLLKDRIIFLGGEVEDNMANSIIAQLLFLDAQDSEKDITIYINSPGGVITSGLAIYDTMRHINADVSTVCVGQAASMGALLLAAGTKGKRYSLPNSRIMIHQPLGGAQGQATDVLIQAREMERIKTLVNEILSEATGKDIKEIYSDTERDNFMNADEALEYGLIDKVIK